One window from the genome of Alnus glutinosa chromosome 13, dhAlnGlut1.1, whole genome shotgun sequence encodes:
- the LOC133854752 gene encoding common plant regulatory factor 1-like, whose product MGQTQRKNGSKRMLSTGDNMKVHTQVSPLIEGKANGKTTGVHESAPAPANLVGMSIEFPNKNIETGVVSVGSFAGAGSTFRGLVQNEKQLIRERRKQANRESARKSRLKKQAELEELKSEYGSLDVENKALKTELVNLKAYSDKLRLENAALTEKLKNTQVWKQEGMVSAEIEAALALSNSSVNILNADSVSRNVHSESESREKSESRTKHHQLKTSCRADAVAAG is encoded by the exons ATGGGCCAAACTCAGAGGAAAAATGGGTCTAAGAGAATGCTATCTACTG GTGACAACATGAAAGTCCATACTCAGGTCAGTCCCTTAATTGAAGGGAAAGCAAATGGAAAAACTACCGGAGTACATGAGAGTGCTCCTGCCCCTGCTAATCTTGTAGGAATGTCCATTGAATTCCCAAATAAGAATATAGAAACGGGTGTTGTGTCTGTTGGTTCCTTTGCTGGGGCAGGGTCAACTTTTAGAGGTTTGGTTCAG AATGAAAAGCAGCTCATACGAGAGAGAAGGAAACAGGCTAACAGAGAATCCGCTAGGAAATCTAGGTTGAAGAAGCAGGCTGAACTGGAGGAGTTGAAGAGCGAATATGGATCCTTGGATGTGGAGAATAAAGCCCTTAAAACTGAATTAGTTAATCTGAAAGCGTATTCAGACAAATTGAGGCTTGAAAATGCTGCATTAACG GAGAAGCTGAAAAATACACAGGTATGGAAGCAAGAAGGGATGGTTAGCGCTGAGATTGAAGCTGCTTTGGCCCTATCAAACAGTTCTGTGAATATTCTTAATGCTGATTCTGTGAGCAGGAATGTGCATTCGGAAAGTGAAAGCCGCGAGAAATCTGAATCTAGAACTAAGCATCATCAATTGAAAACAAGCTGTAGGGCTGATGCTGTTGCCGCTGGATGA
- the LOC133854437 gene encoding hydroxyproline O-galactosyltransferase HPGT1-like produces the protein MHTRAPPNRPSGSSFGSRVSVLLLAMFATMATVYVAGRLWQDAQNRAYLIRELDKRDGQGHSAISVDYTLKLITCREQQKKLSDLEMDLAAARQEGFVPKQLSKIDGTRSKKNLLAVIGIITTFGREKNRDAIRKAWMPTGAALEKLADEKGIIMRFVIGRSANRGDSLDKQIDNENRQTNDFIILDGQVEAPEERPRKMKSFFIHAVENWDADFYAKANDDVYVNIDALGAMLTTHLNEPRLYIGCMKSGEVFSEPTHKWYEPDWWKFGDKKSYFQHASGELYVISKALAQFMSINRSILRMYAHDDVSTGSWFIGLDVKHINEGKFCCSWSSGAICAAV, from the exons ATGCATACCCGAGCACCGCCGAACCGGCCGTCCGGTTCGAGTTTCGGGTCTCGGGTTTCGGTTCTCTTGCTCGCTATGTTTGCCACCATGGCCACGGTTTACGTCGCTGGCCG GCTATGGCAGGATGCGCAGAACAGAGCGTATTTGATTCGAGAGCTTGATAAACGAGATGGGCAG GGTCATTCTGCCATATCTGTTGACTATACACTAAAACTTATAACCTGCAG gGAACAACAAAAGAAGTTGTCAGACCTTGAGATGGACCTGGCTGCAGCAAGACAGGAGGGTTTTGTTCCAAAGCAGTTGTCAAAAATTGATGGGACTCGATCTAAGAAAAATCTTTTAGCTGTCATAGGAATTATTACAACGTTTGGCCgagaaaaaaatagagatgCTATTCGCAAGGCATGGATGCCAACTG GTGCAGCTCTGGAAAAGTTGGCTGATGAAAAGGGCATCATTATGCGATTTGTAATAGGAAGAAG TGCAAATCGTGGAGACAGTCTGGACAAACAAATTGACAACGAAAATAGGCAGACCAACGATTTCATCATTCTT GATGGTCAAGTGGAAGCACCTGAGGAGCGTCCAAGAAagatgaaatcattttttattcatgcAGTAGAGAATTGGGATGCTGACTTTTATGCTAAGGCCAATGATGATGTGTATGTTAACATTG ATGCCCTGGGAGCAATGCTAACTACACATCTGAATGAGCCTCGCCTTTATATTGGGTGTATGAAATCAGGCGAAGTTTTTTCTGAGCC GACCCACAAATGGTATGAACCAGACTGGTGGAAATTCGGCGACAAAAAATC ATACTTTCAACATGCTTCAGGGGAGTTATATGTCATTTCAAAAGCACTGGCTCAGTTCATGTCAATAAACAg ATCTATTCTTCGTATGTATGCTCATGATGATGTTAGCACTGGATCATGGTTTATTGGGCTTGATGTGAAGCACATTAATGAAGGGAAGTTTTGCTGCTCCTGGTCGTCAg GGGCTATTTGTGCAGCTGTGTGA
- the LOC133853858 gene encoding G2/mitotic-specific cyclin S13-7-like, whose amino-acid sequence MGDSGLLLTQNQEEEEEEEEDSMYGFYKRIESQTRVRKGYLKDKLRAILVDWLTEVHTSMCYAQATLFLAVNIADRFLSLEVVLWAQFKLVGMAALVIACKYEEEWFPSMTEFNKIPESYFTCLFHGLSYSQAEINSMESKILNKLGWKIMVPTIHTFLLEFLRSFGDADRVFKNLSFYFGELAMNDYDINVRYSPSLIAASAVYAAQCCICKRHGWNRALKTGYPKRQVAYSAGSLLRLAKLKPDRKVFQKYSNCSTWDAVALLVVETFVSGVGYSLTIDYVLISTVHLHLQPPLDNCCKTSKEADRTSNEISRASKEVEKDEGRRKRRVEGKGEEEARSGSQRLGTMGESFKPLFIGNFTGPNIISMVNDSIFVSCQKTFESF is encoded by the exons ATGGGTGATAGCGGCCTCCTGTTAACGCagaatcaagaagaagaagaagaagaagaagaagatagcaTGTATGGCTTCTATAAGCGCATCGAGAGCCAGACCCGAGTGAGGAAGGGCTACTTGAAAGACAAGCTGAGAGCCATTCTGGTCGACTGGTTGACTGAAGTCCACACTTCGATGTGTTACGCGCAAGCGACTCTGTTTCTCGCCGTCAACATCGCCGACCGCTTTCTCTCGCTGGAGGTTGTGTTGTGGGCTCAGTTCAAGCTGGTGGGTATGGCGGCGCTGGTCATAGCGTGCAAGTACGAAGAGGAATGGTTCCCTTCTATGACGGAGTTCAACAAAATACCAGAAAGTTACTTCACCTGCTTGTTTCATGGTCTTAGTTACAGTCAAGCGGAAATCAATTCCATGGAAAGCAAGATCCTGAACAAGTTGGGTTGGAAGATTATGGTTCCGACAATCCACACTTTCTTGCTTGAATTTCTTCGGTCTTTTGGGGACGCCGATCGAGTGTTCAAGAATTTGTCGTTCTACTTTGGTGAGCTCGCCATGAATGATTATGATATAAATGTCAGGTACTCTCCGTCTCTTATCGCTGCGTCTGCTGTTTATGCGGCGCAGTGCTGCATTTGCAAAAGACATGGCTGGAACAGAGCTCTTAAAACCGGTTACCCGAAACGACAAGTCGCCTATAGTGCCGGAAGTCTTCTCCGGTTGGCTAAGTTGAAACCCGACAGAAAGGTTTTCCAGAAATACTCGAATTGCAGTACATGGGATGCAGTTGCTCTA ctCGTTGTGGAGACCTTTGTATCTGGGGTTGGTTACTCATTGACGATAGATTATGTTCTGATTTCTACAGTGCATCTCCATCTTCAACCTCCTCTCGATAATTGTTGTAAGACCTCAAAAGAGGCAGATAGGACCTCCAATGAGATAAGTAGAGCCTCAAAAGAGGTGGAAAAGGATGAAGGAAGGAGGAAGAGGAGAGTAGAGGGGAAGGGGGAGGAGGAGGCCAGGAGCGGCAGCCAGAGACTCGGGACTATGGGGGAGAGTTTTAAGCCTTTGTTTATAGGTAACTTTACTGGCCCCAACATAATTTCGATGGTCAATGACTCAATATTCGTGTCTTGCCAAAAGACTTTTGAGAGTTTTTAG
- the LOC133854975 gene encoding V-type proton ATPase subunit E, whose translation MNDADVSKQIQQMVRFIRQEAEEKANEISVSAEEEFNIEKLQLVEAEKKKIRQEYERKQKQVEVRKKIEYSMQLNASRIKVLQAQDDVVNSMKEAALKELLNVSRDHNVYKRLLKDLIVQSLLRLKEPAVLLRCREDDLHLVQSVLDSAAQEYSEKAHVHSPEIIVDKKVYLPAAPTHHNTHGPFCSGGVVLASRDGKIVCENTLDARLDVVFRKKLPEIRKLLCGQVAA comes from the exons ATGAACGACGCCGATGTCTCCAAGCAGATCCAGCAGATGGTCAGGTTCATTCGCCAGGAAGCCGAAGAGAAGGCCAACGAGATCTCCGTCTCCGCCGAAGAA GAATTCAATATTGAGAAGTTGCAATTGGTCGAGgctgagaagaagaagatcaggCAGGAGTATGAGCGGAAACAGAAGCAAGTCGAAGTTCGaaagaaaat TGAGTACTCGATGCAGCTTAATGCTTCTCGGATAAAAGTTCTTCAAGCGCAAGATGATGTGGTTAATTCCATGAAAGAGGCGGCATTGAAGGAGCTTTTGAATGTGAGCCGCGATCACAATGTGTACAAAAGGCTTCTAAAAGATCTGATTGTTCAG AGCTTGCTCAGACTGAAAGAGCCTGCTGTCTTATTACGTTGCCGGGAAGATGATCTTCATTTGGTGCAGTCTGTGCTGGATTCAGCAGCACAGGAATATTCTGAGAAAGCACATGTTCATTCACCTGAGATCATAGTTGACAAGAAAGTCTATCTTCCAGCTGCTCCTACCCATCATAATACCCATGGTCCTTTCTg CTCTGGAGGCGTAGTGTTGGCTTCTCGAGATGGGAAGATTGTTTGTGAGAACACCCTTGATGCACGGTTGGATGTTGTGTTCCGTAAAAAACTTCCAGAG ATCCGCAAGTTGCTATGTGGTCAGGTTGCTGCATGA